One Triticum dicoccoides isolate Atlit2015 ecotype Zavitan chromosome 5B, WEW_v2.0, whole genome shotgun sequence genomic window carries:
- the LOC119305291 gene encoding mucin-1-like, which translates to MAAATTDTSSGDHFAGACGVSVGSACSTPFVSAPSTPARDPSFHAAAGYCFSAPASPARGPGDCDYDFDFDFSSQFPSPTAAAMSSADELFHNGQIRPVRLSSFLLRPQAPPPTADRPNGDRKPPQEASSPLDERGRFRSRSVHRRSLSASPFRAHWMSPLSSPAPAKESVRTPTSASRSSSSSSTASSGSSSASRSCGRWRFLKKLIHPNKPDGSKHQRPPTPACPKTNSPLAAPNKNPTPAVGKRGRRSSAHERLYEARRAEAEDMRRRTFLPYRQALLLGCLGFGSRGYSAMHGFAAVATTAKSR; encoded by the coding sequence ATGGCCGCCGCCACGACCGACACCAGCTCCGGCGATCACTTCGCCGGCGCTTGCGGCGTGAGCGTTGGCAGCGCGTGCTCCACCCCCTTCGTCAGCGCGCCGTCCACCCCCGCCCGCGACCCGTCGTTCCATGCCGCCGCCGGCTACTGCTTCAGCGCGCCGGCGAGCCCTGCACGAGGCCCCGGCGACTGCGACTACGATTTCGACTTCGACTTCTCCTCGCAGTTTCCGtccccgaccgccgccgcgatgtcCTCAGCCGACGAGCTCTTTCACAACGGCCAGATCCGCCCAGTGCGGCTCTCCTCGTTCCTCCTCCGTCCGCAGGCGCCCCCGCCCACCGCCGACCGCCCCAACGGTGATCGGAAGCCGCCGCAGGAGGCATCGTCGCCATTGGACGAGCGCGGCCGTTTCCGGAGCCGGTCGGTGCATCGCAGGTCCCTCTCAGCCTCGCCATTCCGGGCTCATTGGATGTCACCGTTATCTTCGCCTGCCCCGGCGAAAGAATCCGTACGGACGCCTACATCAGCGTCACGGTCGTCGTCCTCGTCATCGACGGCGTCGTCCGGGTCGTCCTCGGCCTCGAGAAGTTGCGGCCGGTGGCGGTTCTTGAAGAAGCTCATCCATCCGAACAAGCCCGACGGCTCCAAGCACCAACGTCCACCAACGCCAGCGTGCCCCAAGACGAACTCCCCGCTGGCAGCTCCCAACAAGAACCCCACCCCGGCGGTGGGTAAGCGCGGGAGGAGGAGCTCGGCGCATGAGCGGCTCTACGAGGCGAGGCGGGCAGAGGCGGAGGATATGCGGCGGCGCACGTTCCTGCCGTACCGGCAGGCGCTGCTTCTCGGCTGCCTCGGGTTTGGTTCCCGCGGTTACAGCGCCATGCACGGcttcgccgccgtcgccaccaccgCCAAGTCCAGGTAG